One Myxococcaceae bacterium JPH2 genomic window, TCCAGGACGACGACGCCGTCTACGCCTCGCTCGCCATCGCCCTGGACGCGCTCGAGCAAGGGCTGCGCGCCGCGGGCTTCCTCCTCGCGCTCCAGACAGGCACCACCCTGCTCGGCGTGCGGCCGATGGAAGGCTTCACGCCTCCAGCCAACAGCCCCGCCCGGCTCCAGGAAATCCTCCGCGCCTTGCGCGCGCTCCACGCGGACGCCCAACGCCTGGCGGATGCCGCCCGCTCCCGCGTCCACCTCTGCCTGCACCTGGGCGAGGTGGAGACGCGCGGAGAGGCAGGCGAATCCGAGGTCGTCGGCGGGCCCGTCACCGACGTGGGCGCCTGGCAGACGCGCGCCCCCGGCGGATTCGCGGTCACCCGACCCGCTCAGGCCGCCCTGGACGCCCAGGCCGCCGAGTAGACAGCCCAAGACACCCAATTCACTGACAACCCCTGGGTTTTGTGGGCGTTTCACGTCCATGCCCCTACTTCCTGTCGTCCAAATAAGGACTGACAGCGCAATTTTGTCGCTGGGGTGTATTTCTTTCCTTCGGAGAATCCGTCACGATTCCCTTGCCTGACAGCTACAGCACTTTTTTACCGAATTGCTGTGCCTAAGGGGCAGTCGGTGACAGACCCACCTGTCACTACATCACGGGGGAAGACCATCATGCGCCTCACACCAGTCAAGTCGTCTGGAAGTGGATGCAGCAGCGAGGGTTTGAGCCAGGGCGTCCGCCGCCCGAACCTGGGAGCCAGCCTTGGATGGGGCTTGTTCCTGGTGGCCTGCGCGGCGGGCTGCGGGCCCGAGTTCGAGGCGGATCGCGGCTCCAATGCCCGACCCGAGGCGACGTGGGAGAGCCCGCTGGAAGGCACCAATGGCTTGTCGACCAATGGCCTCTCCACCAATGGCTTGTCGACCAACGGGCTCTCCACCAATGGCTTGTCGACCAATGGGCTCTCCACCAATGGCTTGTCGACCAATGGCTTCTCCTCGTGGTTCGACGCGAGCCCCGCGCAGCGCGACATGGTGATGCGCTACGTGGTGCGCTGCGCGGTGCCCAACGGACAGTCGCGCAGCTACACCAGCCCGACGACGGGCGTGACGTACACGTGGGATGGCAACCTGGGCCTGCTGCCTGGATGGGCCTCGGGACTGCCCGCCACGGAGACCGAGCAGCAGGTGCTGACGGCCTGCCTGGCGGCGCACGCCAACAAGTACGGCGTGCAGATTCCCATCTCCGTCCTGGGCCGCGACGCCACGGGCGCGGTCGTCTCCTACACGACCCAGGAGCTGGCCACGTACAGCGAGCACGAGGCGTGCTTCTTCGGAAACATCTTCACCGGGGACGGACTCTTCGCGGCCAATGACCGGGCCTATCTGAACTCCAGCGAGAGCACCTCGCGCGCGTGCGGCCTGTCCTCCTGGGACAACAACACGGACTGCCTCCCCGTGGTCCACGTGGGCGCATGCAGCGACTTCTGCACCAAGGGCTCGGATGGGACGCGGCCCTACTACACGCAATGCACCTACGCCGGAAAAACCTATCAACCGCTGACCACGCGCATCCGTCCGTCTGAAATCTTCCGGTGCGGCGATGGTGTCTGCCAGTTCACCGAGCACTGCGGCACGGGCGCCACCTACGACTCCTGCCGCGCCGATTGCGGCACCTGCCCTCCCTAGGCTCCGAGGCGCAGGTCCGCGAGTCGACAGCGATTGAACCCTCCCGGGCAGCCTGTCAGCACAGGCCCGCGCGGGAGGCCCGCGAGGATTCTGTCGGCATCCACAAGCGCACCTTGCCGGCCTGCTCGCGGCGGTGTTGGATGCCGGCCGGGACCGCCCCGCGAGAAAGGGCCGCGATAGCGGCGGGCGGCCCGGGCGTCGGAGCGGGCCGAGATGACGTTACGAGCGAGGGTGACGCATCTGTCAGCGGTGACGCAGCGGCGGGGCTCGCTCCGGCGGGCCTTCCAGGCGCTGTGCGAGCCGCGCCCAGGCACCCCTCCCCCCGAGGAGGAGGACCTGCACCTGAGCGAGGAGCGGGTCCGCGAGCGCACCGCCGCGCTGGAAGCCGCCAACGCCAAGCTGTCCCGCAACCTGGAGCAGCTGCACGCCACCCAGGCGCAGCTCCTCTTCGCGGATCGCCTCATTGCCCTGGGCCGCATCGCGGCGGGCGTGGGCCACGAAATCAACAACCCGCTGGCCTTCATCCTCAGCAACCTCGAGTACATCCACCAGGAGCTCCAACAGAAGGAGCGCCTGACCGAGCAGGACCGGCAGGAAATCCTGGAGGCGCTGGCGGAGACGCGCGACGGCGCCGAGCGCATCCGCCTCATCGTGAGGGACCTCCAAACGCTGTCGCGCGCCGAGGACGTGGGCAGCGGGCCAGCGGACGTGGGCGCGGTGGTGCGCACGGCCGCGAAGATGGCCATGCACGAGCTGCGGCACCGCGCTCGGCTGGTCCTCGAGTGCGACGGCATGCCGCCCGTGCAGGGCAACGGCTCGCGGCTGGGACAGGTGTTCCTCAACCTGCTGCTCAACGCGGCCCAGGCCATCCCTCCGGGGCACGCCGAGCAGAACGAGGTGCGCATCGTGGCGCGCCACGGCCTGCCCGGGCAGGTACTGGTGGAGGTCAAGGACACCGGCTGCGGCATCGCGCACGAGCACCGCGAGCGCATCTTCGACCCGTTCTTCACCACCAAGCCCCTGGGCGTGGGCACCGGCCTGGGCTTGTCGGTGTGCCATGGCATCGTCACGTCCCTGGGCGGAGCATTGACGGTGGAGAGTGAGCCGGGCCGAGGCAGCACCTTCCGGGTGATGCTGCCGGTGGCCGGCGCGTTCGCTCAGCCCGCGCGCCCGCTGGTCGACGCCGTCGCCTGAAACACCTTCCCGTGTATCGCGGTTGACGGATGCCGCCGGGACTGCGCGGACATAGGATTGTCCGGTGCGAGCACGGACATCCTGGGATGTATTCATCGTGGGGGGCGGAGCCAGCGGGACGCTGTTGGCCCTCCACCTGCTCAAGAGCGCCCGCGCGCCCCTGCGCGTGGCCCTGGTGGAGCGACGGCCTCGCCTGGGGCGGGGGCTCGCCTACGGCACGGACAATCCCCGTCACCTGCTGAACGTCCCCGCCGCGCGGATGAGCGCGCTGCCGGATGACCCCGAGCACTTCCTGCGCTGGGTGCGGCAGCAGACCCCCGCCACCGTGCCGGGCGCCTTCGTCGCGCGGCACCTCTTTGGCCAGTACCTGGAGGAGCTGCTGAACGAGACGCGCGCCCAGGCCGCGCCCGGCGTGGTGCTGGAGGTCCTGCCGGGCGAGGTCACCGACGTGACCGCCGAGCCGGACGGGCTGCGCTGGACGCTCAGGGATGGCACCGGGTGGACATCGCGCACGGGCGTGCTGGCGCCGGGCAATGCGCTGCCGGCGGACCTGCCCGTGCCTGACGGAGACCTGTACGCGAGCGAGCGCTACCACCGC contains:
- a CDS encoding histidine kinase → MTLRARVTHLSAVTQRRGSLRRAFQALCEPRPGTPPPEEEDLHLSEERVRERTAALEAANAKLSRNLEQLHATQAQLLFADRLIALGRIAAGVGHEINNPLAFILSNLEYIHQELQQKERLTEQDRQEILEALAETRDGAERIRLIVRDLQTLSRAEDVGSGPADVGAVVRTAAKMAMHELRHRARLVLECDGMPPVQGNGSRLGQVFLNLLLNAAQAIPPGHAEQNEVRIVARHGLPGQVLVEVKDTGCGIAHEHRERIFDPFFTTKPLGVGTGLGLSVCHGIVTSLGGALTVESEPGRGSTFRVMLPVAGAFAQPARPLVDAVA